A DNA window from Zingiber officinale cultivar Zhangliang chromosome 3A, Zo_v1.1, whole genome shotgun sequence contains the following coding sequences:
- the LOC122050961 gene encoding proline iminopeptidase-like, with product MISSTVSICIRGSRSIDALNPLRALSSRLSPTRVSISAMANLEAVHNAGTWYSVPDLSLRDHRFTVPLDYSASSGANIAVFAREVVAVGKEDQQLSYLLYLQGGPGFESPRPTEASGWLKRACEEYRVILLDQRGTGLSTPLTVSSLSQFTTAAEMVEYLQHFRADNIVKDAEFIRKHLVPDFGTWTVLGQSYGGFCAVTYLSFAPEGLKSVLLTGGLPPVGKGCTADVVYKACFEQVVHQNEKYYKRFPQDAKVVCDLVNYLAKAEGGGVPLPSGGILTPKGLQTIGLAGLGSGGGFERLHYMFERVWDPELVPGTGKRISYYFLKAFESWIEFDTNPLYALLHESIYCQGAPSKWSAQKIRSEHENIFDPIGAAKECRPVYFTGEMIFPWIFDEIHALKSLKEAAHLLAEKKDWRPLYDIDRLNNNKVPVAAAVYYEDMYVNFKLAMETAAEIAGIRLWVTNEYMHSGLRDSGHQVFDQLMGMLQGKKPCF from the exons ATGATCTCATCTACCGTTTCCATCTGCATCCGCGGTTCTAGATCCATCGACGCCCTCAACCCGCTGCGCGCTCTCTCCAGCCGCCTCTCGCCCACTCGGGTCTCGATATCGGCCATGGCAAACTTGGAAGCGGTCCACAACGCCGGCACTTGGTACTCCGTTCCGGATCTGAGTCTGCGCGACCACCGATTCACTGTGCCCCTCGATTATTCCGCTTCTTCCGGCGCCAACATCGCCGTCTTCGCTCGCGAGGTCGTCGCCG TTGGGAAAGAAGATCAGCAATTGTCATACTTATTGTACCTCCAAGGTGGACCTGGATTCGAAAGTCCTCGGCCAACTGAGGCTAGTGGGTGGCTAAAGCGAGCATGTGAAGAATATAGAGTTATTTTGCTTGATCAG CGAGGAACAGGTTTATCAACTCCATTAACAGTATCATCTCTTTCACAATTCACAACTGCAGCAGAGATGGTTGAGTATCTGCAGCATTTCCGAGCAGATAATATAGTCAAAGATGCTGAGTTTATTCGCAAACATCTTGTTCCAGATTTTGGTACTTGGACAGTGCTAGGGCAA AGCTATGGAGGCTTTTGTGCGGTTACCTACTTGAGTTTTGCCCCAGAAGGCCTCAAGTCTGTTCTTCTAACTGGTGGACTTCCACCAGTTGGTAAGGGTTGCACTGCAGATGTTGTTTACAAAGCATGCTTTGAGCAAGTTGTGCATCAAAATGAGAAGTACTATAAGAGGTTTCCTCAGGATGCTAAAGTTGTTTGTGATCTTGTAAATTATTTGGCCAAAGCTGAAGGTGGAGGG GTGCCTCTGCCTTCTGGTGGAATTTTAACTCCAAAGGGGTTGCAAACTATTGGACTTGCCGGTTTAGGCTCTGGTGGTGGTTTTGAACGTCTACATTACAT GTTTGAGAGAGTCTGGGATCCTGAACTTGTTCCAGGCACAGGGAAGCGAATAAGTTATTACTTTTTGAAGGCT TTTGAGAGCTGGATAGAATTTGATACAAATCCACTCTATGCTCTTTTGCATGAATCTATATACTGTCAG GGTGCCCCATCAAAATGGTCTGCTCAAAAAATAAGGAGTGAACATGAAAACATATTTGATCCAATTGGAGCTGCTAAAGAATGTCGCCCTGTATATTTTACTGGAGAG ATGATCTTTCCGTGGATATTTGATGAGATCCATGCCTTGAAAAGTCTCAAAGAAGCTGCTCATTTGTTGGCTGAGAAGAAAGATTGGCGTCCATTATACGACATTGACAGGCTAAACAACAATAAG GTTCCTGTTGCTGCTGCTGTTTATTATGAAGACATGTATGTCAACTTCAAACTTGCAATGGAAACAGCTGCTGAAATTGCTGGGATCAGGCTTTGGGTAACAAATGAATACATGCATTCTGGACTCCGTGACAGTGGGCATCAAGTTTTCGATCAATTGATGGGTATGCTACAAGGAAAGAAACCttgtttctga
- the LOC122050962 gene encoding E4 SUMO-protein ligase PIAL1-like isoform X3, whose product MLVPRNGFPIQMRKNYLTRQMSFCMSVSNTIAGSAQVIIYKILPRFYPQYQFQRVIVSLEAKPGYDVLVADFSIQRNIPPDERICLLVAQMDNLETSSCIINPQHVSFLVNGKGVARRTNSSMDTGPQFPSDITSMLKYGMNILQAIGYFTAGNYVIAIAFLSMIATPTAARLEDYVQPVTQTMVSDSDIIEGPSRISLNCPISFKRIKTPVKGRLCNHHQCFDYDNFMELNSRKPSWRCPCCNTSTSCIELRIDQKIVKVLQEVGEDETDIVIFSNGSWKTSFEYRGVNQLHGGKSGKEETSMENGTVASTDVVNLVMEENYLPDRTKSLDRGENGNSELEDRKPFRESNDNLDPLYNSSSANTSLHQSVTCHTASSICPMSLAISDNALGTLESLVPSVLLNPAHADAIPPAENQGTTDFGVSHASVNFNYEPRLSNLSESMPLQSLHARSSISTNEAGRSPIPNIPRIPTITHALPSQTPSSVSLPRLQTATPSRFSSVIGNVQFNELARANYAASTAMRSTALGHHHQSNTAVQQVANLAAANHISTQAPPIHLRGMGAYRGNNQSQRRHSVTNPSSASLSSWVQQPSTNPAHSTLGQSSCNIPLSAQRVAHAHSLTARIPSTREAFLPSLDIGRPLPSVFDHLPDLPIEQNWQPTGRMRGSLTGNAFQAALNHHTVTQTSQAPIPPFSASVSTNEKQPSIANMISCQDSEWMTDFK is encoded by the exons CCTGGTTATGATGTTCTAGTGGCTGATTTCTCCATTCAGAGGAACATACCTCCAGATGAAAGGATT TGTCTACTAGTTGCTCAAATGGATAATCTAGAGACTTCATCGTGTATCATAAACCCCCAACATGTTAG CTTTTTGGTAAACGGGAAGGGTGTTGCAAGGAGGACAAACTCTTCAATG gatacAGGACCACAGTTTCCTTCAGATATTACTAGCATGCTCAAATATGGGATGAATATTCTTCAGGCTATCGGGTATTTCACTG CAGGTAATTATGTCATAGCCATAGCCTTTTTGAGTATGATAGCGACCCCGACTGCTGCAAGACTGGAAGATTATGTGCAGCCAGTGACTCAAACTATGGTTTCAG ATTCTGACATAATTGAGGGGCCATCAAGAATCTCACTAAATTGCCCTATAAG TTTCAAGCGCATAAAAACTCCCGTTAAAGGACGTCTCTGTAATCATCATCAG tgttttgattatgacaatttcATGGAATTGAACTCCCGGAAGCCCTCGTGGCGTTGCCCATGTTGTAACACATCTACTAGTTGTATCGAGTTGCGCATTGACCAAAAGATAGTTAAG GTACTACAAGAGGTAGGAGAGGATGAAACAGATATTGTTATTTTCTCCAATGGATCATGGAAGACATCTTTTGAATACCGAGGTGTCAACCAATTGCACGGAGGAAAGTCTGGAAAGGAGGAAACAAGCATGGAGAATGGCACAGTGGCTTCAACTGATGTTGTGAATCTAGTTATGGAAGAAAATTACCTACCTGATAGAACAAAGAGTCTAGACAGAGGTGAAAATGGTAACTCTGAATTAGAAGATAGGAAACCATTCAGGGAAAGTAACGATAATCTTGATCCTTTGTATAATTCCTCATCTGCAAATACTTCTTTGCACCAATCAGTTACTTGCCACACTGCAAGCAGTATTTGTCCTATGTCTTTGGCAATATCAGATAATGCACTGGGAACATTGGAGTCACTTGTGCCTAGTGTTCTGCTGAATCCTGCTCATGCTGATGCTATTCCTCCAGCAGAAAATCAGGGCACCACAGATTTTGGAGTTTCACATGCTTCAGTGAACTTTAATTATGAACCACGATTGTCAAATCTTTCTGAAAGTATGCCATTGCAGTCATTGCATGCGAGAAGTTCAATTAGTACCAATGAAGCTGGGAGATCTCCAATACCTAATATTCCTAGAATCCCAACAATAACGCATGCACTTCCTTCACAAACCCCAAGTTCTGTTTCACTTCCAAGGCTACAGACAG CTACTCCCAGTAGGTTCAGTTCAGTTATTGGTAATGTGCAATTCAATGAACTCGCGAGGGCTAACTATGCAGCTTCAACAGCAATGCGTTCCACGGCTCTG GGTCACCACCACCAGAGTAACACTGCAGTACAACAGGTTGCAAACCTTGCTGCAGCAAACCATATCAGCACTCAGGCACCTCCAATCCATCTGAGAGGGATGGGCGCTTATAGAGGAAACAATCAATCTCAAAGAAGGCATAGTGTCACAAATCCATCTAGTGCATCACTTTCAAGTTGGGTTCAGCAACCGTCAACCAATCCAGCACACTCAACACTAGGGCAAAGTAGTTGTAATATACCTTTGTCTGCTCAACGTGTTGCACATGCACATTCCCTCACAGCAAGAATTCCATCAACCAGAGAAGCATTTTTACCCTCACTTGATATAGGTAGGCCGCTACCTTCAGTATTTGATCATTTGCCCGACCTTCCAATTGAGCAGAACTGGCAGCCAACTGGGCGCATGAGAGGAAGTCTAACTGGCAATGCCTTCCAAGCTGCCCTTAATCATCACACGGTTACTCAGACATCCCAAGCTCCAATTCCACCTTTCTCAGCTAGTGTTTCTACCAACGAGAAACAACCATCAATTGCCAACATGATAAGTTGTCAAGACAGTGAATGGATGACTGATTTTAAGTGA